From the Octadecabacter antarcticus 307 genome, one window contains:
- a CDS encoding Y-family DNA polymerase, whose amino-acid sequence MKRPIAISDSTNFYVSAERIFDPTLKNVPVIVLSNNDG is encoded by the coding sequence ATGAAGCGGCCCATTGCGATCTCTGACAGCACAAATTTTTATGTCTCAGCAGAGCGGATATTTGACCCGACTTTGAAGAACGTGCCGGTGATCGTGCTGTCGAAC
- a CDS encoding LexA family protein gives MLAGRPFDIFDDLLARAFACSSCLSHVPLLSGYDEPTTLSYQICLFGPRSADVRQFPSPAGDDLEDEIDPISWVVRHPSSTFWRRVEGDCLWDAGIRDGDIIAVDRAGKRRVGRAVLAVVEGAVTAKMLRKRDGRYFLAPANSKESFPDIELTEDSEIWGVIAGVVRRYDLE, from the coding sequence ATGCTTGCGGGTCGCCCGTTTGATATCTTTGACGATCTTCTCGCCCGGGCTTTTGCGTGTTCCAGTTGTCTGTCTCATGTCCCACTCCTCAGTGGTTACGATGAGCCAACAACACTCTCTTATCAAATATGCCTATTTGGACCCAGAAGCGCTGACGTCAGACAGTTCCCGTCACCTGCTGGAGATGACCTTGAAGACGAGATTGATCCCATTTCGTGGGTTGTTCGGCACCCGTCATCGACGTTTTGGCGGCGCGTTGAAGGTGATTGTTTGTGGGATGCAGGCATTCGAGATGGGGATATTATCGCCGTTGACCGTGCTGGTAAGCGGAGAGTTGGGCGCGCAGTTTTAGCCGTCGTCGAAGGTGCTGTGACCGCGAAGATGTTGCGCAAGCGGGACGGGCGTTATTTTCTGGCTCCGGCCAACAGCAAAGAGAGCTTTCCTGATATCGAGTTGACAGAAGACAGCGAGATATGGGGCGTCATTGCAGGCGTGGTGCGGCGGTATGATCTTGAATGA
- a CDS encoding adenosylcobalamin-dependent ribonucleoside-diphosphate reductase — translation MTRFAAPIAEQIWDMKYRLKEGDGTPIDASVEDTWARIAKSLASVEKDPKAWEPKFYKALNDFRYLPAGRITAGAGTDRSVTLFNCFVMGTIPDTMGGIFDGLREAALTMQQGGGIGYDFSTIRPKGAVVKGVAADASGPLSFMDVWDAMCRTIMSAGSRRGAMMATMRCDHPDVMDFITAKSDAARLRMFNMSVLITDPFMEAVKADTPWDLIWDGEVVRTVQARDLWDSIMQSTYSHAEPGVIFIDRINTMNNLNYVETIAATNPCGEQPLPPYGACLLGSINLARLVLNPFADAATIDDNELTELVGLAVRMMDNVVDASKFPLEAQAQEAVAKRRIGLGVTGLADALLMTGLRYGSPEAARQTEHWMKAIARAAYLASVDLAREKGAFPLFDADKYLASGNMMQMDEDVRDAIREHGIRNALLTSVAPTGTISLYAGNVSSGIEPVFAYAYTRKVLQKDGSRTEEEVVDYAVKMWRDLKGDAELPDYFVNAQTLPAMDHVRMQAAAQKWVDSSISKTINVPEDIDFQSFKDVYMAAWDQGCKGCTTYRPNDVTGSVLCVGVSVETFGDRLKKKRSEMSLTQKELADAANISQPFLSRIEKKSSEASSDNVRALATALGVTAGWLQYGSDTEVRSETVEDENAGDVIYMTEPLNRPGELHGQTYKLKWPDSEHAIYITVNDILHLGQHRPFEVFINSKNMEHFAWTVALTRMISAVFRRGGDVSFVVEELKAVFDPRGGAWMNGKYVPSILAAIGGVIEKHMIATGFLAGEGMGLKSDPQAEIVNIKPKGKTCTSCGSYELRMMSGCMTCADCGYSKCS, via the coding sequence ATGACCCGCTTTGCCGCCCCAATTGCCGAACAAATCTGGGACATGAAATATCGCCTTAAGGAGGGCGATGGCACCCCGATTGATGCATCGGTCGAAGACACATGGGCACGCATCGCCAAATCGCTGGCGTCCGTTGAAAAAGACCCGAAGGCGTGGGAACCGAAATTCTACAAAGCCCTGAACGATTTCCGCTATCTCCCAGCTGGCCGCATCACCGCAGGTGCGGGCACGGATCGGTCCGTGACACTGTTCAACTGCTTTGTCATGGGCACCATCCCAGACACGATGGGTGGCATTTTTGACGGCCTGCGCGAGGCGGCGTTGACCATGCAGCAGGGGGGTGGGATCGGCTATGATTTTTCTACCATTCGTCCCAAGGGCGCTGTGGTCAAAGGTGTGGCGGCGGATGCATCCGGCCCGCTGTCGTTTATGGATGTTTGGGACGCCATGTGTCGCACGATCATGTCGGCGGGGTCACGGCGCGGTGCGATGATGGCGACGATGCGCTGCGACCACCCTGATGTGATGGATTTCATCACCGCCAAATCCGACGCAGCCCGTCTGCGGATGTTCAATATGTCCGTGCTGATCACGGATCCCTTTATGGAGGCTGTGAAAGCTGACACGCCGTGGGATTTGATCTGGGATGGTGAGGTCGTACGCACCGTCCAAGCCCGCGATCTGTGGGATAGCATCATGCAGTCCACCTATAGCCACGCTGAACCTGGTGTGATTTTTATCGACCGCATCAATACGATGAACAACCTGAATTATGTCGAAACAATTGCCGCCACCAATCCGTGTGGCGAACAACCGTTGCCGCCTTATGGCGCGTGTCTGTTAGGGTCAATCAACCTCGCGCGGCTTGTTTTGAACCCGTTTGCGGACGCGGCGACCATTGACGACAACGAATTAACTGAACTGGTCGGATTGGCCGTGCGGATGATGGATAACGTGGTCGACGCCTCGAAATTCCCGCTCGAAGCGCAGGCGCAAGAAGCCGTTGCCAAACGTCGCATCGGGCTGGGCGTCACGGGGCTGGCGGATGCATTGCTTATGACGGGCCTGCGCTATGGATCGCCGGAGGCGGCGCGTCAGACCGAGCATTGGATGAAAGCGATTGCGCGCGCCGCGTATCTGGCGTCGGTTGATTTGGCACGCGAAAAGGGCGCGTTCCCTCTGTTTGATGCGGATAAGTATCTGGCGTCAGGCAATATGATGCAGATGGACGAGGATGTGCGCGACGCGATCCGTGAACACGGCATTCGCAACGCGCTTCTGACGTCTGTGGCCCCGACAGGAACCATCAGCCTGTATGCGGGCAACGTGTCCAGCGGGATCGAGCCGGTTTTTGCCTATGCCTACACGCGCAAAGTGCTGCAAAAGGACGGGTCGCGCACCGAAGAAGAAGTCGTCGATTACGCCGTGAAAATGTGGCGTGATTTGAAGGGCGACGCAGAACTGCCGGATTATTTCGTCAATGCGCAAACTTTGCCCGCGATGGATCATGTGCGTATGCAGGCGGCAGCGCAAAAATGGGTCGACAGCTCAATCTCGAAAACCATCAACGTGCCGGAAGATATCGATTTCCAATCGTTCAAGGACGTCTACATGGCGGCGTGGGATCAAGGCTGCAAAGGCTGCACAACCTATCGTCCAAATGATGTGACGGGGTCGGTGTTGTGTGTTGGAGTCAGCGTCGAGACGTTTGGCGATCGGTTGAAAAAGAAGCGTTCTGAAATGTCATTGACACAAAAGGAACTGGCCGACGCAGCAAACATCTCTCAACCATTCTTGAGTAGGATTGAAAAAAAGTCCAGCGAAGCTTCAAGTGATAACGTTCGAGCTCTCGCCACTGCCCTCGGTGTGACGGCAGGATGGCTTCAGTATGGAAGTGACACTGAAGTTCGGTCTGAAACCGTAGAGGATGAAAACGCAGGCGACGTCATCTACATGACCGAACCGCTGAACCGCCCGGGAGAACTGCACGGCCAGACCTACAAGCTCAAATGGCCCGACAGCGAACACGCGATCTACATCACGGTGAACGATATCCTGCACCTTGGGCAGCATCGCCCGTTTGAGGTATTCATTAACTCAAAGAACATGGAACATTTCGCGTGGACCGTGGCGTTGACCCGCATGATTTCGGCTGTTTTCCGGCGTGGTGGTGATGTGTCGTTCGTGGTTGAAGAACTCAAAGCGGTATTTGATCCGCGCGGCGGGGCATGGATGAACGGCAAATATGTGCCGTCCATTCTGGCGGCTATCGGCGGTGTGATCGAAAAACACATGATCGCCACTGGCTTTCTGGCGGGCGAAGGCATGGGGCTAAAATCCGATCCGCAAGCCGAGATCGTCAACATAAAGCCAAAAGGCAAAACCTGCACCAGCTGTGGATCGTATGAACTGCGGATGATGAGCGGCTGCATGACCTGTGCGGACTGTGGCTATTCGAAATGCTCTTAG
- a CDS encoding DUF1489 family protein → MAATLHLQKLSVGTENVSDLAAWQATKRAQAEDGLPRHVTRMWPKRAAELLNGGSIYWVVKGSLLCRQRIVRLDEYIGGDGIRRCAIVIDPELIRVVPSLKRPFQGWRYLKPEDAPKDLPVGRENEEPLPPSLSAALAEIGIL, encoded by the coding sequence ATGGCCGCTACACTTCATCTTCAAAAATTATCTGTTGGGACTGAAAATGTCTCAGACCTTGCCGCATGGCAAGCGACCAAACGCGCTCAGGCCGAGGACGGATTGCCGCGGCATGTGACACGGATGTGGCCCAAACGCGCTGCAGAGTTGCTGAATGGTGGCAGTATTTACTGGGTTGTGAAGGGATCGCTACTGTGTCGCCAGCGGATTGTTCGGCTGGATGAATACATCGGCGGTGACGGCATTCGCCGTTGCGCCATTGTGATAGACCCCGAACTGATCCGCGTGGTTCCGTCTTTAAAGCGGCCGTTTCAAGGCTGGCGGTATCTGAAACCAGAAGACGCGCCAAAAGACTTGCCTGTTGGTCGCGAGAACGAAGAGCCCCTGCCACCATCGTTGAGTGCGGCTTTGGCGGAAATTGGAATTTTATGA
- the hisG gene encoding ATP phosphoribosyltransferase, protein MTLKLGIPSKGRLMEKTFDWFAARGVTLRKSGSEREYAGAVDGIDGIELVLLSAGEVPRELDTGRIQLGVTGSDLVREKLSSWDQRVVEVVKMGFGGADLVIAVPQAWIDVDSLDDLDAVAAAFRAHHGFRLRIATKYHRLVREFMREHGVADYQLVDSQGATEGTIRNETAEAVADITSTGETLRANGLKILGDGMIHASQATLFRARRRNWTQAQRDTFKALETKLGT, encoded by the coding sequence ATGACTTTGAAATTAGGCATCCCGTCCAAGGGTCGGTTGATGGAAAAGACGTTTGACTGGTTTGCGGCGCGCGGCGTTACATTACGCAAATCCGGATCAGAACGCGAATACGCGGGGGCCGTGGACGGTATAGACGGCATCGAATTGGTATTGTTGTCGGCGGGCGAAGTGCCGCGTGAACTTGACACCGGGCGCATCCAGCTTGGGGTGACAGGGTCTGATCTGGTGCGCGAAAAGCTGTCATCGTGGGACCAGCGGGTCGTTGAAGTTGTGAAAATGGGTTTTGGCGGGGCCGATCTGGTCATCGCCGTGCCGCAAGCGTGGATCGACGTCGACAGCTTGGATGACCTCGATGCTGTCGCCGCCGCTTTCCGTGCGCATCATGGTTTCCGTCTACGGATTGCAACGAAATACCACCGCCTCGTGCGCGAATTCATGCGTGAACATGGTGTGGCCGACTACCAACTTGTCGACAGCCAAGGCGCCACCGAAGGTACGATCCGAAACGAAACCGCCGAAGCGGTGGCTGACATCACATCGACAGGTGAAACCCTACGCGCCAACGGCCTAAAAATATTGGGCGATGGGATGATCCACGCCAGCCAAGCAACGCTTTTCAGGGCGCGTCGCCGCAACTGGACCCAAGCCCAACGCGACACATTCAAAGCTTTGGAAACCAAGCTCGGCACTTAA
- a CDS encoding ATP phosphoribosyltransferase regulatory subunit, whose amino-acid sequence MSADTSQAIWDRARRYQSVLVGQGAQVTDADILQPAGTLLDLYGEDIRARAFTTQDPLRGEQMLRPDFTVPIVQQHMASASEPARYTYLGKVFRKQETDETRPTEFVQVGFEVFDGKDVAAADAEVFATFAGILADVPVTPMTGDIGILRAAVIGLNTTQRRRAALMRHLWRPRRFRALLDRFGGITPTPAARTALLANADAMADLPAVLGLRSESEIALRIDALRVDASADPISGFELDLLDALLKVRETAPNALATLRDIAVDLPSIGAAIDGMSMRLDALESRGIDVDALPFEAAYGRTSMEYYDGFVFGFSSNTNLNIPPVATGGRYDALTAVLGGGHDGNGGVPAVGGVIRPDLVARAEAAQ is encoded by the coding sequence GTGAGCGCTGATACATCACAGGCGATTTGGGACCGCGCGCGGCGCTACCAATCCGTGCTGGTGGGGCAGGGCGCGCAGGTCACTGACGCCGATATTCTGCAACCAGCGGGCACGCTGCTGGACCTGTACGGTGAAGATATCCGTGCGCGGGCCTTCACCACGCAAGACCCTCTTCGCGGCGAACAAATGTTGCGCCCCGACTTTACGGTTCCCATTGTGCAGCAGCATATGGCATCGGCGTCCGAGCCTGCCCGCTACACCTATCTGGGCAAAGTTTTTCGCAAACAGGAAACTGATGAAACCCGCCCCACCGAATTTGTCCAAGTCGGGTTTGAGGTCTTTGACGGCAAAGACGTCGCCGCTGCTGACGCTGAGGTTTTCGCGACCTTTGCGGGAATATTGGCCGACGTGCCTGTAACACCCATGACGGGTGACATCGGAATTCTGCGCGCGGCTGTCATCGGGTTGAACACGACCCAACGCCGCCGTGCCGCGTTGATGCGCCACTTGTGGCGGCCACGCCGGTTCAGGGCGCTGCTGGATCGTTTTGGCGGGATCACGCCAACGCCCGCTGCGCGCACGGCCTTATTGGCAAACGCTGACGCGATGGCGGACTTGCCAGCGGTCCTTGGTCTGCGGTCGGAATCCGAAATTGCATTGCGGATCGATGCGCTGCGGGTTGATGCTTCAGCTGACCCAATTTCAGGTTTTGAACTTGACCTGCTCGACGCTCTTCTCAAGGTCCGTGAGACGGCGCCGAATGCACTGGCGACGCTGCGCGATATCGCCGTCGATTTGCCGTCCATCGGTGCCGCGATCGATGGGATGAGCATGCGTCTGGACGCTTTGGAAAGCCGCGGAATCGACGTTGATGCGCTGCCGTTTGAAGCGGCCTATGGGCGCACATCGATGGAATATTACGATGGTTTCGTGTTTGGATTTTCGTCCAACACCAATCTGAATATCCCGCCGGTCGCCACGGGTGGTCGCTACGACGCGCTAACAGCGGTTTTGGGTGGTGGTCATGATGGAAACGGGGGCGTACCCGCTGTGGGCGGTGTGATCCGCCCAGACCTTGTGGCCCGAGCGGAGGCAGCGCAATGA
- the hisS gene encoding histidine--tRNA ligase: MAKPKKIQRPKAQTPKGFRDYFGAEVAQRTDMLQTIAGVYHRYGFEALETAAVETVDALGKFLPDVDRPNEGVFAWQEDDGNDPDLKGGDWLALRYDLTAPLARVYAQHRNDLPTPYRRFAMGPVWRNEKPGPGRFRQFYQCDADTVGSGSVAADAEICAMLCDTLEAVGIERGDYVVRINNRKVLNGIIDSLAEKTLKGFIADPLTQSEEGEIAVVKRVLKNLAEGVMRTLDKVDKVGVEGVAELLGKGRKDSSGAFIEGQNLPPVIVESLLKFLNAKSSDNAKTLSNLEAIVGGSDEGAAGVRELQTMADLLAAGGYGPDRIVIDPSVVRGLGYYTGPVFEAELTFEIQDEKGRPRSFGSVAGGGRYDDLVKRFTGQEVPATGTSIGVDRLLAALHMKGRLTSDTTGPVVVTVMDRDRMADYQAIVSELRQAGIRSEVYLGNPKNFGNQLKYADQRNSPIAIIQGGDELAAGTLQIKDLILGAKIAETATHEEWKDRPSQFEIPRADLVKRIKALLDEQAK; encoded by the coding sequence ATGGCCAAGCCAAAAAAAATCCAACGTCCCAAGGCGCAAACCCCCAAAGGGTTTCGCGACTATTTTGGCGCAGAAGTGGCGCAACGCACAGATATGTTGCAAACCATCGCAGGGGTCTATCACCGCTACGGGTTTGAGGCGCTGGAAACGGCTGCCGTCGAAACCGTCGACGCGCTGGGCAAATTTCTGCCAGACGTGGATCGCCCCAACGAGGGCGTGTTTGCTTGGCAGGAAGACGACGGGAATGACCCCGACTTAAAAGGCGGCGACTGGCTCGCGCTGCGTTACGATCTGACGGCCCCTTTGGCGCGCGTATATGCACAACACCGCAACGACCTGCCGACCCCCTATCGCCGCTTTGCGATGGGTCCGGTCTGGCGCAACGAAAAACCCGGTCCAGGTCGGTTTCGCCAGTTTTATCAATGCGATGCGGACACGGTCGGGTCGGGGTCAGTCGCTGCGGATGCCGAAATCTGCGCGATGCTGTGCGATACGCTTGAGGCCGTCGGGATTGAGCGAGGCGACTACGTTGTGCGGATCAATAATCGGAAGGTGCTGAATGGTATAATTGATTCCCTTGCCGAAAAAACACTTAAAGGTTTCATTGCCGATCCGCTCACTCAGAGCGAGGAAGGTGAAATAGCTGTGGTAAAAAGGGTGTTGAAAAATCTTGCTGAGGGCGTCATGCGAACCTTGGACAAAGTCGATAAAGTTGGTGTTGAAGGCGTGGCCGAACTGCTTGGAAAAGGCAGAAAAGATTCTTCCGGAGCCTTTATTGAGGGTCAGAATCTGCCTCCAGTGATTGTCGAAAGCCTCTTGAAATTCTTGAATGCAAAGTCTTCGGATAATGCAAAGACTCTGTCGAACCTCGAAGCAATAGTGGGTGGTTCTGATGAGGGTGCGGCTGGCGTCCGTGAACTCCAAACCATGGCCGATCTCCTCGCTGCTGGGGGCTACGGCCCCGATCGTATCGTCATCGACCCCTCAGTCGTTCGCGGCCTCGGCTACTACACCGGCCCCGTGTTTGAGGCCGAACTCACATTTGAAATCCAAGACGAAAAGGGCCGTCCACGCTCTTTTGGATCTGTCGCTGGTGGGGGCCGTTACGACGATCTGGTCAAACGATTCACCGGTCAGGAAGTCCCCGCGACGGGCACTTCCATTGGCGTTGATCGCCTTCTTGCGGCGCTGCACATGAAGGGGCGTTTGACGTCCGACACCACAGGTCCCGTCGTCGTCACCGTGATGGACCGTGACCGGATGGCGGATTATCAGGCAATCGTATCCGAGCTGCGGCAGGCCGGCATCCGATCCGAAGTTTACCTCGGCAATCCGAAAAACTTTGGCAACCAGTTAAAATACGCTGACCAGCGTAATTCGCCGATTGCCATAATCCAAGGCGGTGACGAGCTGGCGGCAGGAACGCTACAAATCAAAGACCTGATCCTAGGTGCGAAAATTGCAGAAACTGCGACCCATGAAGAATGGAAAGATCGGCCCAGCCAATTCGAAATTCCGCGCGCAGACCTGGTCAAACGGATCAAAGCGTTGCTCGACGAGCAAGCCAAGTGA
- a CDS encoding SlyX family protein has translation MDQKNQERIAHLERDVTDLSDVVARQEGEIGRLTYRVQMLMEREAGREADAGGSAAMADQRPPHY, from the coding sequence ATGGACCAGAAAAACCAAGAACGTATCGCCCATCTTGAACGCGATGTAACCGACCTATCTGACGTGGTCGCACGACAGGAAGGCGAAATCGGCCGACTAACTTACCGCGTGCAGATGTTGATGGAACGCGAAGCTGGGCGCGAAGCCGATGCTGGTGGGTCAGCGGCGATGGCGGATCAACGGCCACCGCACTACTAA
- the dnaE gene encoding DNA polymerase III subunit alpha, which yields MADPRFIHLRTHTEYSLLEGAVPVKKICALAEKFDMPAVAVTDTNNLFCALEFSEYAAKAGVQPIIGCQIDLGLSADEPAQRNHTRPEPPAPIVLLAQNEAGYMNLMKLNSCAYLDADGQLPQISIDDLAMYSGGVICLSGGPDGPVGRLLRAGQRPAAEALMAQLAAIFPDRLYVELQRHPVDGGLPEAEHLSEQGHVEMAYAMDLPLVATNDVYFPKTSIYEAHDALICIADGAYVDQNEPRRRLTPQHYFKSQQEMVTLFADLPEAIANTVEIAKRCAFKVYTRDPILPKFADNEIDELKRQAHAGLTDRLKVIPHAVSVEDYEKRLDFELGIIEGMGFPGYFLIVADFIKFAKDNDIPVGPGRGSGAGSLVAYALTITDLDPLRYSLLFERFLNPERVSMPDFDIDFCMDRREEVIRYVQGKYGRDKVGQIITFGALLSKAAIRDVGRVLQLPYGQVDKLSKMIPVEGVKPVSIVKALADEPRLREMAKNEEVVDRLLTYGQQLEGLLRNASTHAAGVVIGDRSLDELVPLYQDPRSDMPATQFNMKWVEQAGLVKFDFLGLKTLTVIQNAVNLILKSGRDLHTGPMGAELYVPATGTINDINAIPLDDEASYKLYAAAKTVAVFQVESSGMMDALRRMKPDCIEDIIALVALYRPGPMENIPKFCEVKNGLSEREKLHPSIDHILDETQGIIVYQEQVMQIAQEMAGYSLGGADLLRRAMGKKLQEAMDVEKPKFLAGSLEHGVDKKKAMEVWDLLDKFANYGFNKSHAAAYAVVSYQTAWLKANHPVEFMAGVMNCDIHLTDKLAVYFQEVKKGLGLPWSPPCVNTSLATFDVQNGTLVYGLGALKNVGVDAMGLIVDARLAEGMSPFSTLFDLARRVDIKRVGKRPLEMLARAGAFDVLDPNRRKVFASLDALVGYSSAIHEQKNSNQVSLFGEAGDDLPEPRLSAVQDWLPAERLSEEFKAVGFYLSGHPLDDYMAALKRTEKVLTLDEVTAKAAGGAMVCKMAGTVAGRQERKSARGNRFAFVQLSDPTGQYEVTMFSDTLEAARDHLETGNQIVIQVEATMEAEQLKLLGRSVMLADMAVANAGSSGLRVFLGDPAAISTVSDILQGAIRDNVKGGRGPVMFTIDDIELGEIDVELETQFPINPQIKGALRSLGGVIEVQEI from the coding sequence ATGGCAGATCCCCGATTCATTCACCTTCGCACGCATACCGAATATTCGCTTCTTGAGGGGGCAGTTCCAGTTAAGAAAATCTGCGCTCTGGCGGAAAAATTTGACATGCCCGCGGTGGCTGTCACGGACACCAACAACCTGTTCTGCGCGCTGGAATTTTCAGAATATGCAGCAAAAGCCGGTGTGCAGCCCATAATTGGATGCCAGATTGATTTGGGGCTTTCCGCAGACGAGCCCGCCCAACGAAATCATACGCGCCCGGAACCACCCGCGCCGATCGTTTTGCTGGCGCAGAACGAAGCGGGTTACATGAACCTGATGAAGCTGAATTCCTGTGCCTATCTGGATGCTGATGGGCAACTGCCACAGATCAGCATTGATGATCTGGCGATGTATTCGGGGGGGGTGATTTGCTTGTCCGGTGGGCCAGATGGCCCCGTGGGTCGCCTGTTGCGCGCGGGTCAGCGTCCGGCAGCCGAGGCTTTGATGGCGCAATTGGCGGCAATTTTTCCAGATCGTTTATACGTGGAACTGCAACGCCATCCGGTCGATGGCGGCTTGCCAGAGGCTGAGCACTTGTCCGAACAGGGTCACGTCGAAATGGCCTATGCGATGGACTTGCCGTTGGTTGCGACCAACGATGTCTATTTCCCAAAAACGTCGATTTATGAGGCCCACGATGCGCTGATCTGCATCGCGGACGGTGCCTATGTCGATCAAAACGAACCGCGCCGTCGACTGACCCCGCAGCATTATTTTAAAAGCCAACAAGAGATGGTCACGCTGTTTGCGGACTTGCCCGAAGCGATTGCCAACACTGTCGAGATCGCAAAGCGTTGCGCATTCAAGGTCTACACCCGCGATCCGATCCTGCCAAAATTCGCTGACAACGAGATTGACGAATTGAAGCGGCAGGCGCACGCTGGTCTCACGGACCGCCTCAAGGTTATTCCCCACGCGGTCAGCGTTGAAGACTATGAAAAACGCCTCGATTTTGAACTTGGGATCATCGAAGGCATGGGGTTCCCCGGCTACTTTCTGATCGTGGCCGACTTCATCAAGTTCGCCAAGGACAACGATATTCCGGTTGGGCCAGGACGTGGTTCTGGTGCGGGCAGTCTTGTGGCCTACGCGCTAACGATCACCGATCTTGATCCATTGCGGTACTCCTTGCTGTTTGAGCGGTTCTTGAACCCCGAACGTGTGTCGATGCCCGACTTCGACATCGACTTTTGCATGGACCGCCGCGAGGAAGTCATCCGCTACGTGCAAGGAAAATATGGCCGCGACAAAGTTGGCCAGATTATCACGTTCGGTGCATTGCTGTCCAAAGCCGCCATTCGCGACGTGGGGCGCGTGCTACAATTGCCTTATGGACAGGTCGACAAATTGTCCAAAATGATCCCTGTTGAGGGCGTCAAACCTGTCAGTATTGTCAAAGCCTTGGCTGACGAACCGCGCCTGCGCGAGATGGCTAAAAACGAAGAAGTCGTGGATCGGTTGCTGACTTACGGCCAGCAACTCGAAGGGCTGCTGCGCAATGCATCGACCCACGCAGCGGGTGTTGTGATTGGCGATCGATCTTTGGATGAACTGGTGCCGCTGTACCAAGATCCGCGGTCGGATATGCCCGCGACGCAGTTCAACATGAAATGGGTCGAACAGGCCGGATTGGTGAAATTCGACTTCCTTGGCCTAAAGACCCTGACGGTCATTCAGAACGCCGTGAACCTGATTTTGAAATCGGGCCGCGACCTGCATACTGGTCCGATGGGTGCAGAATTATACGTCCCCGCGACAGGCACGATTAACGACATCAACGCGATCCCGCTGGATGACGAGGCGTCGTATAAACTGTATGCAGCCGCCAAAACTGTCGCAGTGTTTCAGGTGGAATCCAGCGGAATGATGGACGCGCTGCGGCGCATGAAACCGGACTGCATCGAAGATATTATCGCGCTGGTAGCACTGTACCGGCCCGGCCCGATGGAAAACATCCCCAAGTTCTGTGAGGTCAAGAATGGCTTGTCGGAACGAGAGAAGCTGCATCCGTCTATTGATCATATCCTCGATGAGACCCAAGGCATCATTGTTTACCAAGAACAGGTGATGCAGATCGCGCAAGAAATGGCGGGCTATTCGCTCGGAGGCGCTGACCTGCTGCGCCGCGCAATGGGTAAAAAGCTGCAAGAGGCGATGGACGTCGAGAAGCCGAAATTCTTGGCTGGATCGTTGGAACATGGCGTCGACAAAAAGAAGGCAATGGAAGTCTGGGATCTGCTCGACAAGTTCGCCAACTACGGTTTCAATAAATCCCACGCGGCGGCCTATGCGGTCGTGTCATATCAAACGGCGTGGCTGAAAGCGAACCATCCGGTTGAATTTATGGCTGGCGTGATGAACTGCGATATCCATCTGACTGATAAACTAGCCGTTTATTTTCAAGAGGTCAAAAAGGGCCTTGGGCTGCCATGGTCGCCGCCGTGTGTGAACACGTCTTTGGCAACGTTCGATGTGCAGAACGGCACGCTGGTCTATGGATTGGGCGCGCTGAAAAATGTCGGTGTCGATGCCATGGGGCTGATCGTCGATGCGCGTTTGGCTGAAGGTATGAGCCCGTTTTCCACGCTGTTCGACCTCGCACGCCGCGTCGATATCAAACGCGTCGGCAAGCGCCCGTTGGAAATGCTTGCCCGCGCCGGAGCGTTTGATGTTCTCGACCCGAACCGGCGCAAGGTCTTCGCCAGTTTGGACGCGCTCGTCGGGTATTCATCGGCGATCCACGAGCAGAAAAATTCTAACCAAGTGTCGCTGTTCGGCGAAGCAGGCGATGATTTGCCCGAACCGCGCTTGTCCGCGGTGCAAGACTGGTTGCCTGCTGAACGTCTGTCTGAAGAATTCAAAGCCGTCGGTTTTTACCTGTCTGGTCACCCACTTGATGACTACATGGCAGCGCTCAAACGCACTGAAAAAGTGCTCACGCTTGACGAGGTGACAGCCAAGGCCGCTGGTGGCGCGATGGTCTGCAAAATGGCAGGAACAGTCGCGGGGCGGCAGGAACGCAAATCAGCGCGCGGCAACCGGTTCGCCTTTGTGCAATTGTCCGACCCCACTGGCCAATACGAGGTCACGATGTTCTCGGACACGCTTGAGGCTGCACGCGACCATCTGGAAACCGGCAACCAGATCGTCATTCAAGTCGAAGCCACGATGGAGGCTGAACAACTGAAATTACTGGGCCGGTCCGTGATGCTTGCTGACATGGCCGTCGCCAACGCCGGATCGTCGGGCTTGCGGGTTTTCTTGGGTGACCCGGCTGCAATTTCAACAGTCAGTGACATCTTGCAGGGCGCGATACGAGACAACGTCAAAGGTGGGCGCGGGCCAGTTATGTTCACAATTGATGATATCGAACTGGGAGAGATCGATGTCGAACTTGAAACGCAATTCCCCATAAATCCCCAAATCAAAGGCGCGTTGCGCAGCCTTGGTGGGGTCATTGAGGTGCAAGAAATCTAG